The sequence below is a genomic window from Natrinema salaciae.
GGGGCCCACGTCACGGACCGGTTCCGTCGCGTCTTCGGTGACGATGACGACCGAGCCCATCGCTGCGGCGACTGTGATTCCTACGCCCGACTGAGTCGCGGCTCTGCGGCCGGCGTTGACGTACCGGTCCCCGATCCGGAAACGTCGGCCGGTCGCCACGGAGGTGAGGCCGATGCGTGAGGCCGTCTTCGTGCCTGCGAGTCGGCTGTACGATGTCGAGAGCGGGACGGTCATCGCCCATCCTGCGACGCAGGCGAGTGACGAGGACGTTCGTCGCGCACTCGAGGGTGGTGAGCGATGAGCCGAACTGGTCTCGAGCGGTTCGGTGTCGTCTCACCGACGGTTGTCCGTGAACCCACACGAGATAGTGAGGGAATTCCGGTCTGTCCGGCGTGCAGTCATCCGGTCGTGAAATCGAAGGGGTCCCAGCGGATCGAGAAACCGGACCTCGTTCATGTCGCTCTCGCTGCTGCCTTCGACGAACTCATCACGTTCGGCTGGCGGTGTGAACGCCATCCCTACGATATCGTGCTGCCGATGCGGGTCGGCGGCGAGGACGCGAGTGCATTCGTCGACGGCTGGACTGGTGTCCAGATCCGTTTCTCGGACGAACACGTCCGCCACGTTGCGACCCCCGAACGGGAGGTGAGCGAGCGTGTCGAGTGAGCAAGCGACGCTGGTCGACTTTGGGCCGGACCTCTCCCCGCTCACGGAGGCCGAACGCGAGGCCTACGTCTCCTGCCGAGAGAACGGCACCGGCGTTCGCGAGTTCGCCCGCCGGACCGACCGCCAGCCCGGAACGATCGGCAATCTGCTCGCTCGAGCCGAAGAGAAACTCGAGGAGGGATCGACGTGAGCCGA
It includes:
- a CDS encoding RNA polymerase sigma factor sigma-70 region 4 domain-containing protein, whose translation is MSSEQATLVDFGPDLSPLTEAEREAYVSCRENGTGVREFARRTDRQPGTIGNLLARAEEKLEEGST
- a CDS encoding DUF7563 family protein, encoding MTITPWSSVDHSTCQHCGAHVTDRFRRVFGDDDDRAHRCGDCDSYARLSRGSAAGVDVPVPDPETSAGRHGGEADA